In a single window of the Lagenorhynchus albirostris chromosome 19, mLagAlb1.1, whole genome shotgun sequence genome:
- the ANKRD11 gene encoding ankyrin repeat domain-containing protein 11 isoform X5 encodes MPKGGCSRTPQQEERSLSSDMVEKQPGKKDKDKVSLTKTPKLDRTDGGKEVRERTTKRKLPFTVGANGEQKDSDTEKQGPERKRIKKEPVARKAGLLFGMGLSGIRAGYPLSERQQVALLMQMTAEESANSPVDTTPKHPSQSTVCQKGTPNSASKTKDKVNKRNERGETRLHRAAIRGDARRIKELISEGADVNVKDFAGWTALHEACNRGYYDVAKQLLAAGAEVNTKGLDDDTPLHDAANNGHYKVVKLLLRYGGNPQQSNRKGETPLKVASSPTMVNLLLGKGTYTSSEESSAESSEEEDDAPSFAPSSSVDGNNTDSEFEKGLKHKTKNPEPQKTVTPVKDEYEFDEDDEQDRIPPVDDKHLLKKDYRKETKSNSFISIPKMEVKSYTKNSTIAPKKASHRILSDTSDEEDVGVAVGTGEKLRLSAHTMLPGNKTREPSNCKQQKEKNKVKKKRKKEIKGKEVRFGKRSDKFCSSGSESESSESGEDGGGSAGSPGCLKESPLVLKDPALFSSLSASSTSSHGSSAPQKHNPSHADPHAKHWRTDNWKTISSPAWSEVSSLSDSTRTRLSSESDGSSEGSSVESLKPIRKRQEHRKRAGLQGALPDRKNSFHPGGDGAIPKLDKEGKVVKKHKTKHKHKSKEKGLCSVSQELKLKSFTYEYEDSKQRADKAILLDDVPAEGKLKGLKHERDPCKKEEKLSKMKAEEKEWLFKDEMIKVSREEKSLKRIRELNKDGGRAFREEKDRCSKADKEKLLKEKSPKEEKLRLYKEERKKKSKDRPSKLEKKNDFKEDKISKEREKTFKEDKDKEKLKKVYREESAFDEYCNKSQFLENEDTKFSLSDDQDRWFSDLSDSSFDFKGEDSWDSAVTDYRDMKSESVARLILETVKEDSREKRRENKAREKRTDRDIFSRKKDRDCLERGSERRREHAADRHRAVPGYLCEKDRRRRECAEGGRDRKEPPEAAKERRDGRAKPEEAHREDLKECGCEGVFKDRPDCDFGKSLEPWERHHPAREKERKERLKLEKHKEKPSDKDRNERLMLEKCQKDKDLDKCFKEKKDAKEKHGKDKDRKASLDQGKDKREKAFPGILSEDFSEKKDEKKGKEKSWYIADIFTDESEDEKDDYAASGFKVGEAGEGRGDGPPEREDGREPHPPDRHRKHSADRQHAEKQKDKEIREKKKEKGATDGGKDKKEKTLEKHKEKKDRESTEKYKDRKDRASVDSTQDKRNKQRLPEKGEKRPPAEDKAKSRHRERPDREQGRERKASKGTDAEKSLLERLEEAALQDLREDSNDKASDASSDGFPDRGHDPGLGALLEAPFPEPPEERARERERHRHASSSSKKSHDRERVRKDKPEKKEKSDDCKDTGGRKDSGQYEKEVLEADAYGLSYGIKADAEDELEKTIELFSTEKKEKNDPEREPPKKVEKELRPYGSSTVSLLKEKRRREKHRERWRDEKERHRDRHGDGPPRHHREELKPAARDKDNPPGSFRDKPKDEGGKLGEAKLKEKVKENLEKDKGDPVKLSNGNDKLLPVRDPGKKDIRPREKLLGDGDLMMTSFERMLSQKDLEIEERHKRHKERMKQMEKLRHRSGDPKLKDKARPAEDGRKKGLDGPPKKPLGLDPAPKDKKLKESAPAAPAAENKPHPGPAVDPRDWLAGPHMKEVLPASPRPDHGRPTGVPTPASVVSCPSYEEAMHTPRTPSCSADDYPDLMFDCTDPQPVSSTSASACSPSFFDRFSVAASGTSETPGQTPTRPLCTNLYRSVSVDIRRTPEEEFGLGDKLFRQQSVPAAPSYSSPGQHPEDKAPGPPAPTEKFACLSPGYYSPDYGIPSPKADALHCPPAAAANITPSPEGAFSGLPTKSPPSHRDELLAPSMEGALPPDLGIPLDATEDQQATAAIIPPEPSFLEPLDEGPFSTVITEEPVEWAHPATVEQGLPSGLIGGTPENPASWPVGSDLLLKSPQRFPESPKHFCPAESLHSEPPYPVSPVSYPLSVPEPGLEVKDEAGEAVPAAVSASEEPAAFAPPSRLESFFSTCKSLPEAPPDAPPESACVTAVAQVEALGPLENNFLESGHNLSALGQVEPVPWPGAFPATEDDLDLGPFSLPELPLQTKDVSDAEAEPVEESPLVPLDNTPALPSGGDVPVGAADEQRVLPPDQVAARLTAEPAPEPPEEPKPVALPEATVEAGAGPEGRAPEDSDPGSGPTPAPSEQHPPGSGDEQAEGPDPLATPHSAPDAPGDGSAQARAADGAGPQDSAGLEGPPDGVQAEAPEPEPKPTAEAPKAPKVEEIPQRMTRTRAQMLANQQKQSSPPTEKEAAAAPTPRAKGRGSEDDDPQAQHPRKRRFQRSSQQLAQQMHTSTRQTREVIQQTLAAIVDAIKLDDIEPYHSDRSNPYFEYLQIRKKIEEKRKILCYISPQAPQCYAEYVTYTGSYLLDGKPLSKLHIPVEKLIVSCEQEILRVHCRAARTIANQAVPFSACTMLLDSEVYNMPLESQGDENKSVRDRFNARQFISWLQDVDDKYDRMKTCLLMRQQHEAAALNAVQRMEWQLKVQELDPAGHKSLCVNEVPSFYVPMVDVNDDFVLLPA; translated from the exons ATGCCCAAGGGTGGGTGTTCTAGAACCCCACAGCAGGAGGAGCGTTCCCTGAGCAGCGACATGGTGGAGAAGCAGCCCGGGAAAAAG GATAAAGATAAAGTTTCTCTAACCAAGACCCCAAAGCTGGACCGCACTGATGGtgggaaggaggtgagagagcGAACGACCAAGCGGAAGCTGCCCTTCACTGTGGGCGCCAATGGAGAGCAGAAGGACTCGGACACAG AGAAGCAGGGTCCCGAGCGGAAGAGGATCAAGAAGGAGCCTGTCGCCCGCAAGGCCGGGCTGCTGTTCGGCATGGGGCTGTCCGGGATCCGCGCCGGCTACCCGCTCTCGGAGCGCCAGCAGGTGGCTCTCCTCATGCAGATGACGGCCGAGGAGTCTGCCAACAGCCCAG TGGACACGACACCAAAGCACCCCTCCCAGTCGACAGTGTGTCAGAAGGGGACGCCCAATTCTGCCtcaaaaaccaaagataaagtgAACAAGAGAAATGAGCGTGGAGAGACCCGCCTACACCGGGCGGCCATCCGGGGGGACGCCCGGCGTATCAAGGAGCTCATCAGCGAGGGGGCGGACGTCAACGTCAAGGACTTCGCAG GCTGGACTGCGCTGCACGAGGCCTGTAACCGGGGCTACTACGATGTCGCGAAGCAGCTGCTGGCCGCCGGCGCAGAGGTGAACACCAAGGGCCTGGATGATGACACCCCCTTGCACGACGCCGCCAACAATGGGCACTACAAG GTGGTGAAGCTGCTGCTCCGGTATGGAGGGAACCCTCAGCAGAGCAACAGGAAGGGCGAGACGCCGCTCAAGGTGGCCAGCTCCCCAACCATGGTGAACCTGCTGCTGGGCAAGGGCACCTACACGTCCAGCGAGGAGAGCTCGGCCG AGAGCTCCGAGGAGGAGGACGACGCCCCATCGTTCGCACCTTCCAGCTCAGTCGACGGCAATAACACGGACTCCGAGTTTGAGAAAGGTCTGAAGCACAAGACTAAGAATCCGGAGCCCCAGAAAACTGTGACCCCCGTCAAGGATGAGTATGAGTTTGACGAGGACGACGAGCAGGACAGAATCCCTCCCGTGGACGACAAACACTTGCTGAAAAAGGATTACAGGAAGGAAACTAAgtcaaatagttttatttctatacCCAAAATGGAAGTGAAAAGTTACACTAAAAACAGCACGATTGCACCAAAGAAGGCGTCTCACCGCATCTTGTCGGACACGTCAGACGAGGAGGACGTCGGTGTCGCCGTGGGGACCGGGGAGAAGCTGAGACTCTCGGCTCACACGATGCTGCCTGGTAACAAGACACGGGAGCCTTCCAACTGCAAGcagcagaaggagaaaaataaagtgaaaaagaagcgaaagaaagaaatcaagggcAAAGAAGTGCGGTTTGGGAAGAGGAGCGACAAGTTCTGCTCCTCCGGGTCCGAGAGCGAGTCTTCGGAGAGCGGCGAGGACGGTGGGGGCTCGGCGGGGAGCCCCGGCTGCCTCAAGGAGTCCCCGCTGGTGCTGAAGGACCCTGCCCTGTTCAGCTCCCTGTCCGCCTCCTCCACCTCGTCCCACGGCAGCTCCGCCCCCCAGAAGCATAACCCCAGCCACGCGGACCCGCACGCCAAGCACTGGCGGACAGACAACTGGAAAACCATCTCCTCTCCAGCCTGGTCCGAGGTCAGCTCCTTATCAGACTCCACGAGGACGAGACTGAGCAGCGAGTCTGATGGCTCCTCCGAGGGCTCCAGCGTGGAGTCACTGAAGCCGATCAGGAAGAGGCAGGAGCACAGGAAGAGGGCCGGCCTGCAGGGCGCGCTGCCCGATAGGAAGAACTCCTTCCATCCTGGCGGGGACGGCGCCATCCCCAAGCTGGACAAGGAGGGCAAAGTCGTCAAGAAACACAAGACGaaacataaacacaaaagcaAGGAGAAGGGGCTGTGCTCCGTCAGCCAGGAGCTGAAGCTGAAGAGCTTCACCTACGAGTACGAGGACTCCAAGCAGAGGGCAGACAAGGCGATCCTCCTGGACGACGTGCCGGCTGAGGGCAAGCTGAAAGGCCTGAAGCACGAGAGAGACCCCTGTAAGAAGGAGGAGAAGCTCAGCAAAATGAAGGCGGAGGAGAAGGAGTGGCTCTTCAAGGACGAGATGATCAAGGTCTCCAGAGAGGAGAAGTCGCTCAAGAGAATCAGGGAGCTGAACAAGGACGGGGGCAGGGCCTTCCGGGAGGAGAAGGACCGGTGCAGCAAAGCCGACAAGGAGAAGCTGCTGAAGGAAAAATCTCCAAAAGAGGAAAAGCTGAGGCTCtacaaggaggaaagaaagaagaagtccAAAGACAGGCCCTCCAagttagagaaaaagaatgactttaaagaggataaaatttcaaaagagagggagaagaccTTCAAAGAggataaagataaagaaaaactcaaaaaagTGTATAGGGAGGAGTCTGCTTTTGATGAGTATTGTAACAAAAGTCAGTTTCTGGAGAACGAAGACACCAAGTTTAGTCTTTCTGATGACCAGGATCGGTGGTTCTCTGACTTGTCAGATTCATCCTTCGATTTCAAAGGGGAAGACAGCTGGGACTCTGCAGTGACAGACTACAGGGACATGAAGAGCGAGTCTGTGGCCAGGCTGATCCTGGAGACGGTGAAAGAGGACAGTAGGGAGAAGAGGCGGGAGAACAAGGCCCGGGAGAAGCGCACGGACAGGGACATCTTCTCTCGGAAGAAGGACAGGGACTGCCTGGAACGGGGCTCGGAGCGGAGGAGAGAGCACGCTGCCGACAGGCACAGGGCCGTGCCCGGCTACCTCTGCGAGAAGGACAGGAGGAGGCGGGAGTGTGCGGAAGGCGGCCGGGACAGGAAGGAGCCCCCCGAGGCCGCCAAGGAGCGGAGAGATGGCCGTGCAAAGCCCGAGGAGGCGCACAGGGAGGACCTGAAGGAGTGCGGCTGCGAGGGAGTCTTCAAGGACAGGCCCGACTGCGACTTCGGGAAGAGCCTGGAGCCCTGGGAGAGGCACCACCCGgcgagagagaaggagaggaaggagaggctaAAGCTGGAGAAGCACAAAGAGAAGCCCAGTGACAAGGACAGAAACGAAAGACTGATGCTTGAGAAGTGCCAGAAGGACAAAGACCTTGATAAgtgtttcaaagagaaaaaggacgCCAAGGAGAAGCATGGCAAAGACAAAGACAGAAAGGCATCTCTCGACCAAGGTAAAGACAAACGGGAGAAGGCTTTCCCCGGAATTCTCTCCGAGGActtctctgaaaaaaaagatgaaaagaagggTAAAGAGAAAAGCTGGTACATTGCAGACATATTCACTGATGAAAGCGAAGATGAAAAAGATGATTATGCGGCGAGCGGATTCAAAGTCGGGGAGGCCGGCGAGGGGCGGGGGGATGGCCCCCCTGAGAGGGAGGACGGGCGGGAGCCGCACCCCCCCGACAGGCACCGGAAGCACTCGGCCGACAGGCAGCATGCGGAGaagcagaaagacaaagaaatcagagagaagaagaaggagaagggcgCCACAGACGGGGGGaaggacaagaaagaaaaaaccttgGAAAAGCACAAAGAGAAGAAGGACAGAGAGTCCACGGAAAAATACAAGGACAGGAAGGACCGAGCGTCGGTGGACTCCACTCAGGACAAGAGGAACAAGCAGAGGCTCCCCGAGAAGGGGGAGAAGAGGCCCCCTGCGGAGGACAAGGCCAAGAGCAGGCACCGGGAGAGGCCGGACCGGGAGCAGGGCCGCGAGAGAAAGGCGAGCAAGGGCACCGACGCGGAGAAGAGCCTGCTGGAGCGGCTGGAGGAGGCGGCGCTGCAGGACTTGCGCGAGGACTCCAACGACAAGGCCAGCGACGCGTCGTCGGACGGCTTCCCCGACCGCGGCCACGACCCGGGCCTCGGCGCCCTCCTGGAGGCGCCCTTCCCGGAGCCCCCGGAGGAGCGGGCGCGGGAGAGGGAGCGGCACCGGCACGCCTCATCCTCCTCCAAGAAGAGCCATGACCGAGAGCGGGTCAGGAAGGACAAGCccgagaagaaggagaagagcgACGACTGCAAGGACACGGGCGGCCGGAAGGACAGCGGCCAGTACGAGAAGGAGGTCCTGGAGGCCGACGCTTACGGCCTCTCCTACGGCATCAAGGCCGACGCAGAGGACGAGTTAGAGAAAACCATCGAGTTGTTTTCTAccgaaaagaaggagaaaaatgatcCTGAAAGAGAACCTCCCAAGAAGGTAGAGAAGGAACTGAGGCCTTACGGCTCTAGCACCGTGAGCCTCCTGAAGGAGAAGAGGCGGCGGGAGAAGCACCGGGAGCGGTGGCGGGACGAGAAGGAGCGGCACCGGGACCGGCACGGGGACGGGCCCCCGCGGCACCACCGGGAGGAGCTTAAGCCCGCGGCCAGGGACAAGGACAACCCTCCCGGCTCCTTCCGAGACAAGCCCAAGGACGAGGGCGGGAAGCTTGGCGAGGCCAAGCTGAAGGAGAAGGTCAAGGAGAATCTGGAGAAGGACAAGGGCGACCCCGTAAAGCTGAGCAATGGGAACGACAAGCTCCTCCCGGTTAGAGACCCCGGTAAGAAAGACATCCGGCCGCGGGAGAAGCTCCTGGGCGACGGGGACCTGATGATGACGAGCTTCGAGCGGATGCTCTCCCAGAAGGACCTGGAGATCGAGGAGCGCCACAAACGGCACAAGGAGAGGATGAAGCAGATGGAGAAGCTGCGCCACCGGTCCGGTGACCCCAAGCTCAAGGACAAGGCCAGGCCCGCCGAGGACGGGCGGAAGAAGGGCCTGGACGGCCCGCCGAAGAAGCCGCTGGGGCTGGACCCTGCCCCGAAGGACAAGAAGCTCAAGGAGTCAGCCCCTGCCGCCCCTGCTGCCGAGAACAAGCCCCACCCGGGACCCGCGGTGGACCCCCGAGACTGGCTGGCAGGCCCCCACATGAAAGAGGTCTTGCCCGCTTCCCCCAGGCCGGACCACGGCCGGCCCACCGGGGTCCCCACCCCCGCCTCGGTGGTGTCCTGCCCCAGCTACGAGGAGGCCATGCACACGCCCCGGACCCCGTCCTGCAGCGCCGATGACTACCCCGACCTCATGTTCGACTGCACAGACCCCCAGCCCGTGTCCAGCACGTCCGCCAGCGCCTGCTCGCCCTCCTTCTTTGACAGGTTCTCCGTGGCCGCCAGTGGGACTTCAGAAACACCGGGCCAGACACCTACGAGGCCGCTGTGCACGAACCTTTACCGCTCGGTGTCTGTGGACATCAGGAGGACCCCTGAGGAAGAGTTCGGACTTGGGGACAAGCTGTTCAGACAGCAGAGCGTCCCTGCGGCGCCCAGCTACAGCTCGCCGGGGCAGCACCCGGAGGACAAGGCCCCGGGGCCCCCAGCACCCACTGAGAAGTTCGCCTGCCTGTCTCCGGGGTATTACTCCCCGGACTATGgcatcccctcccccaaagcgGACGCCTTGCACTGCCCGCCTGCGGCCGCAGCCAACATCACCCCCTCCCCAGAGGGCGCCTTCTCCGGCTTACCAACAAAGTCCCCCCCTTCACACAGAGACGAGCTCTTGGCCCCGTCCATGGAGGGGGCCCTTCCCCCTGACCTTGGCATTCCCCTGGATGCCACGGAGGACCAGCAGGCCACCGCGGCCATCATCCCCCCGGAGCCCAGCTTCCTGGAGCCCCTGGACGAGGGCCCTTTCAGCACTGTCATCACAGAGGAGCCGGTCGAGTGGGCACACCCCGCCACCGTGGAGCAGGGCCTCCCCTCTGGCCTCATCGGGGGCACCCCCGAAAACCCGGCCAGCTGGCCTGTGGGGTCGGACCTCCTGCTGAAGTCCCCACAGAGATTCCCGGAGTCCCCGAAACATTTCTGCCCTGCCGAGTCTCTCCACTCGGAGCCCCCTTACCCGGTGTCGCCCGTCTCATACCCTCTGTCGGTCCCCGAGCCGGGACTGGAAGTCAAGGACGAGGCCGGGGAAGCAGTCCCGGCCGCGGTCTCTGCTTCAGAAGAGCCAGCCGCGTTCGCCCCTCCCTCCAGGCTGGAGTCCTTCTTCAGTACCTGCAAGTCCCTTCCGGAAGCGCCCCCCGACGCACCCCCCGAGTCTGCGTGTGTGACGGCCGTGGCTCAGGTGGAGGCCCTGGGTCCCCTGGAGAATAACTTCCTGGAAAGTGGTCACAACCTGTCTGCCCTCGGCCAGGTGGAGCCGGTGCCCTGGCCCGGTGCCTTCCCCGCCACCGAGGATGACCTCGACCTGGGGCCTTTCTCGCTGCCGGAGCTTCCTCTCCAGACGAAGGATGTTTCCGATGCCGAAGCAGAGCCTGTGGAAGAGAGTCCTCTCGTTCCTCTGGACAACACCCCCGCGCTCCCGAGCGGCGGGGACGTCCCTGTGGGAGCTGCTGACGAACAGCGGGTGCTGCCTCCTGACCAGGTGGCCGCCCGGCTCACAGCCGAGCCTGCGCCCGAGCCCCCAGAGGAGCCGAAGCCAGTCGCGCTGCCCGAGGCCACAGTGGAGGCCGGGGCCGGGCCGGAGGGGAGGGCCCCCGAGGACTCCGACCCTGGCTCTGGGCCCACGCCAGCCCCCTCAGAGCAGCATCCACCGGGGAGTGGGGACGAGCAGGCCGAGGGCCCAGACCCCTTGGCCACGCCCCACAGTGCTCCCGACGCCCCCGGGGACGGCTCGGCCCAGGCCCGCGCAGCGGATGGGGCCGGCCCCCAGGACAGTGCCGGGCTCGAGGGGCCTCCGGACGGCGTCCAGGCTGAAGCCCCCGAACCGGAACCCAAACCGACAGCCGAAGCCCCAAAGGCGCCCAAGGTGGAGGAGATCCCCCAGCGCATGACCAGGACCCGGGCCCAGATGCTGGCCAACCAGCAGAAGCAGAGCTCGCCGCCCACCGAGAAGGAGGCTGCGGCCGCGCCCACCCCCAGGGCCAAGGGCCGCGGCTCTGAGGACGACGACCCCCAGGCCCAGCACCCGCGCAAGCGCCGCTTCCAGCGCTCCAGCCAGCAGCTGGCCCAGCAGATGCACACGTCCACGCGTCAGACGCGGGAGGTGATCCAGCAGACACTGGCTGCCATCGTGGACGCCATCAAGCTGGACGACATCGAGCCTTACCACAGCGACAGGTCCAACCCGTACTTCGAGTACCTGCAGATCAGGAAGAAGATTGAGGAGAAGCGCAAGATCCTCTGCTACATCAGCCCGCAGGCGCCCCAGTGCTACGCCGAGTACGTCACCTACACCGGCTCCTACCTCTTGGACGGCAAGCCCCTCAGCAAGCTGCACATCCCCGTG GAGAAGCTGATCGTCTCCTGCGAACAGGAGATCCTGCGGGTTCACTGCCGGGCGGCGAGGACCATCGCGAACCAGGCGGTGCCGTTCAGCGCCTGCACCATGCTGCTGGACTCGGAGGTGTACAACATGCCGCTCGAGAGCCAG